From the Clostridium sp. Marseille-P299 genome, the window TTAGCTTGTGTTGAGAAGATTGCATTGTTTTTCATAAATTCATGAAATGCTTCCTCAGAGAAAAGTATTAAATCTTCAAACGTAACTGGCTTTACTGGAATGGTATTTTTCTCAAATTCATTTAAAAACTCATCCAAGGTATTTGTCCATGTAAGAGAACCTTTTAACTCAGCTAATGCTATATTTCGATTTTCTATATGAGTGCCATTTGTAATTACTTTATATTTCTTTTCTATCGTGGCCTCATCTAGTAATTGTAAATAAAACATTTCTAAAGTCGTCTGATTTACATGGTATACATCCAAATCAGGAAGTACACTTGTAATATAGTCAAGTAAAATTCGGTTGCTACCAATGATATAAAATTCCGTAGGCTTAAATTTCTCTTCATAATTGTATAAGATATAAGAAATTCTGTGCATCGCCACTGTGGTCTTACCACTGCCCGCAACCCCTTGAACAATAACACTATGGTATGGGGTCTGTCTTATTATATCATTTTGTTCCTTTTGAATTGTTGCTATAATTTCGCCAAGCACAGCCTCTTTATTCTTTGCTAAATATTTTGTTAAAAGCTCATCATTTGCTACAACTTCGGAATCATAATAATCAATCAATTTACTTTGCTCAATAACGTAAGTACGTTTTAAATCAAGGGTAACGTCCTGTACCTCCCTTTCTGGTACTTGATAAGAACATTCTCCAACCTGACTTTCATAATATATTGTTGAAATTGGTGCTCTCCAATCAACGACTTCAATTTCAGTGTTCGTTCGCATTACTCCATGCTTCCCAATATAGATTGAATTATCTTTACCATCTTCATGATCCAAATAATCAATGCGACCAAAGTAGGGTTTCATTAAAGCCTTTCGATTTTTGTGTAGTGCAATCTTTACACTCTCATGCATCGTAGTCGTATTCGAAAGTGCTGTATAAATCTCGGTATCACCATCGTGATAATGATCGTACATCTCTTTAATATCTGCTGCCATGATAGCATCTTGCTCAGCGTATTTATTAATGTTATTTTTTATTACTTTAATACATTCCTCTAAATGCTGCTCTTCTTTTTCTCTGCTCATTACATTCTCCTTTTTACTCTTATCAAAAAGTTCCTAACGCTTTTTACGACACCGCTTTATCGCTTTCCTTTCATAAGAATGATTTTAGCAAAAAATAAAATTAATACTAGACTTTTAATTCTAAATATGTTACACTTTATAATGAAGTATGCACAAAAATAGTGTTACCGTTGGTAACACTATTTTTTTTGCTTTTTTTCATATCATAAAATCTGAGATTTATTAAATGTGTACTTATCTTAATTATGATTATATAAATACTCTTTTAAACAAATTATATTTTTTTATTCCTATATCACCCTATGAACATATTACTAATAATAAAAATTTTCTTTATGTAATTTCTATAATCCGATCCGCTCTTTCTAGTCCCCATTAATATAGTTGATTTGTAAAGCTTTGGAAT encodes:
- a CDS encoding HelD family protein, which translates into the protein MSREKEEQHLEECIKVIKNNINKYAEQDAIMAADIKEMYDHYHDGDTEIYTALSNTTTMHESVKIALHKNRKALMKPYFGRIDYLDHEDGKDNSIYIGKHGVMRTNTEIEVVDWRAPISTIYYESQVGECSYQVPEREVQDVTLDLKRTYVIEQSKLIDYYDSEVVANDELLTKYLAKNKEAVLGEIIATIQKEQNDIIRQTPYHSVIVQGVAGSGKTTVAMHRISYILYNYEEKFKPTEFYIIGSNRILLDYITSVLPDLDVYHVNQTTLEMFYLQLLDEATIEKKYKVITNGTHIENRNIALAELKGSLTWTNTLDEFLNEFEKNTIPVKPVTFEDLILFSEEAFHEFMKNNAIFSTQAKISMLNERALIKIKNYFIGKEYEYDTDEKREIIKRYNNFYGPKKWKKPIIDIYVEFIEWMKCRYHENMDFINGFDELLSSLGNKQLDVYDLATLMYIKKRVVLTEEIEDAKHIVVDEAQDYGVMVFWVLKKIMPRCTFTIMGDVSQNINYDSGMNDWEAMKKYVFSAEKDYFGVLAKSYRNTIEISNFASTILKHCTFETYRVEPIIRHGKDVAKIKVADEKEQVLSTVNIINDWLKEGYDTIAVITKDEKEAEEVQRKLSEHLDVKESSLETAVFQNGIMVLPIKLTKGLEFDTVLLWNPDEKSYPLCDANAKLLYVGATRALHELSILYQGNLSPLLL